One window from the genome of Enterobacter asburiae encodes:
- the rplQ gene encoding 50S ribosomal protein L17: protein MRHRKSGRQLNRNSSHRQAMFRNMAGSLVRHEIIKTTLPKAKELRRVVEPLITLAKTDSVANRRLAFARTRDNEIVAKLFNELGPRFASRAGGYTRILKCGFRAGDNAPMAYIELVDRSEKAEAAAE from the coding sequence ATGCGCCATCGTAAGAGTGGTCGTCAACTGAACCGCAACAGCAGCCATCGCCAGGCTATGTTCCGCAACATGGCAGGTTCACTGGTTCGTCATGAGATCATCAAGACGACCCTGCCTAAAGCGAAAGAGCTGCGTCGCGTAGTTGAGCCGCTGATTACTCTTGCCAAGACTGACAGCGTTGCTAATCGTCGTCTGGCATTCGCCCGTACTCGTGATAACGAGATCGTGGCAAAACTGTTTAACGAACTGGGCCCGCGTTTCGCGAGCCGTGCCGGTGGTTACACTCGCATTCTGAAGTGTGGTTTCCGTGCAGGCGACAACGCGCCGATGGCTTACATCGAGCTGGTTGATCGTTCAGAGAAAGCAGAAGCTGCTGCAGAGTAA
- a CDS encoding DUF1992 domain-containing protein — protein MWLLDQWAERHIRDAQRKGEFDDLPGSGEPLVLDDDSHIAPELRAGYRLLKNAGCLPPELEQRREAVELSDLLNGIRHDDPQYSELSRRLALLELKLRQAGMNTDFLRGEYGERLMLKINEE, from the coding sequence ATGTGGTTGCTCGACCAGTGGGCAGAACGCCATATTCGCGATGCCCAAAGAAAAGGTGAATTCGACGATCTTCCGGGTAGCGGCGAACCCCTTGTGCTTGACGATGATTCGCACATCGCGCCTGAACTGCGCGCAGGATACCGTTTACTGAAAAATGCCGGCTGTCTCCCTCCTGAGCTCGAACAGCGCAGAGAGGCTGTAGAACTGTCCGATCTTCTCAACGGGATCCGCCATGACGATCCGCAATACTCTGAACTTAGCCGCCGCCTCGCCCTGCTTGAACTCAAACTGCGCCAGGCTGGGATGAATACTGATTTCCTTCGCGGTGAGTACGGTGAAAGATTGATGCTGAAAATAAACGAGGAGTAG
- the zntR gene encoding Zn(2+)-responsive transcriptional regulator has protein sequence MYRIGELAKLANVTPDTIRYYEKQQMIDHEVRTEGGFRLYTDNDLQRLRFIRYARQLGFTLDSIRELLSIRIDPEHHTCQESKSIVQARLDEVEARIQELQTMQRSLQRLNDACCGTAHSSIYCSILEALEQGASGEKQGC, from the coding sequence ATGTACCGTATCGGTGAACTTGCGAAGCTTGCGAACGTCACGCCGGATACCATCCGATATTACGAAAAGCAGCAGATGATCGATCATGAAGTTCGTACAGAGGGAGGCTTTCGCCTTTATACCGATAACGATCTGCAGCGACTGCGGTTTATTCGTTATGCGCGTCAGCTCGGCTTCACGCTGGATTCGATCCGTGAGTTATTATCGATCCGCATCGATCCGGAGCATCACACCTGCCAGGAATCTAAAAGCATTGTGCAGGCCCGGCTGGATGAAGTTGAAGCACGTATTCAGGAATTGCAAACCATGCAGCGCTCTCTGCAAAGGCTGAATGATGCCTGCTGCGGGACGGCCCACAGCAGTATTTACTGTTCAATTCTCGAAGCCCTTGAACAGGGAGCGAGTGGAGAAAAACAGGGCTGTTGA
- a CDS encoding alternative ribosome-rescue factor A produces the protein MSRYQHTKGQIKDNAIEALLHDPLFRQRVEKNKKGKGSYLRKNKHEKRGNWEASGKQANRLFTTGLPAFIC, from the coding sequence ATGAGCCGCTATCAGCACACGAAAGGACAAATAAAGGACAATGCCATTGAGGCGTTACTTCACGACCCGTTATTCAGGCAACGCGTTGAGAAGAATAAAAAAGGGAAAGGAAGTTATCTGCGTAAAAACAAGCATGAAAAACGGGGTAACTGGGAGGCCAGTGGCAAGCAAGCGAATCGCTTATTTACCACTGGCCTTCCTGCTTTTATCTGTTGA
- the mscL gene encoding large-conductance mechanosensitive channel protein MscL: protein MSFIKEFREFAMRGNVVDLAVGVIIGAAFGKIVSSLVADIIMPPLGLLIGGIDFKQFAFTLREAQGDVPAVVMHYGVFIQNVFDFVIVAFAIFMAIKLINRLNRKKEEPAAAPAPTKEEVLLSEIRDLLKEQNNRV from the coding sequence ATGAGTTTTATTAAAGAATTTCGCGAATTTGCGATGCGCGGGAACGTGGTGGATTTGGCAGTGGGTGTCATTATTGGTGCAGCATTCGGCAAGATTGTTTCATCATTAGTGGCCGACATTATCATGCCACCTTTAGGGCTATTAATCGGGGGCATTGATTTCAAACAATTCGCTTTCACGCTGCGTGAAGCGCAAGGTGATGTTCCGGCAGTAGTAATGCACTACGGCGTATTTATTCAGAACGTATTTGATTTTGTGATTGTCGCGTTTGCCATTTTTATGGCTATCAAGCTGATCAACAGGCTCAACCGTAAAAAAGAAGAGCCGGCTGCTGCACCTGCACCAACGAAAGAAGAAGTGCTGCTGAGTGAGATCCGCGATCTGTTAAAAGAGCAGAATAACCGCGTATAA